The Alphaproteobacteria bacterium genome contains a region encoding:
- a CDS encoding NADP-dependent oxidoreductase: MPETARRIVLASRPVGDPKPSDFRLEEFPVPQPGPGQVLLKTTWLSLDPYMRGRMSDAPSYAKPVGIDEVMEAGTVSEVTASNNGKFAKGDIVLSRAGWQTHMLSDGSGLRKLDPKLAPVSTALGVLGMPGMTAYTGLNEIGKPQAGETVVVSAASGAVGAIVGQIAKVKGARAVGIAGGPEKCRYVKDELGFDDCVDHRDPALADKLKAACPKGIDVYFENVSGPVWDAVFPLLNPFARIPVCGLIAQYSATESPDMKYKTAQLFRAILTKRLTIRGFIVSDFWGRFDDFIREMPQWIKEGRIKYREDIAEGLENAPAAFMGMLKGKNFGKQLVKIAE; encoded by the coding sequence ATGCCCGAAACCGCCCGCCGCATCGTGCTCGCGTCTCGCCCAGTGGGCGATCCGAAGCCGTCCGATTTTCGTCTCGAGGAATTTCCCGTGCCGCAGCCCGGGCCGGGACAGGTGCTGCTCAAGACCACATGGCTCTCGCTCGATCCTTATATGCGCGGGCGCATGAGCGATGCGCCGTCCTACGCCAAGCCGGTCGGCATCGATGAGGTGATGGAAGCTGGTACGGTGAGCGAGGTCACCGCGTCGAACAACGGCAAATTCGCCAAAGGCGACATCGTGCTGAGCCGCGCGGGTTGGCAGACGCATATGCTTTCGGATGGCTCGGGGCTGCGCAAACTCGACCCGAAACTCGCGCCGGTCTCGACCGCGCTTGGCGTGCTCGGGATGCCGGGGATGACCGCGTACACGGGGCTAAACGAGATCGGGAAGCCGCAGGCGGGCGAGACGGTGGTGGTGTCTGCTGCCTCCGGCGCGGTCGGCGCGATCGTCGGGCAGATCGCCAAGGTCAAAGGCGCGCGGGCGGTCGGGATCGCGGGCGGGCCGGAGAAATGCCGGTACGTGAAGGACGAACTCGGCTTCGATGATTGCGTCGACCATCGCGACCCGGCGCTCGCTGACAAACTCAAGGCCGCTTGCCCGAAAGGCATCGACGTCTATTTCGAGAATGTGTCCGGCCCGGTGTGGGACGCGGTGTTTCCACTGCTCAATCCATTCGCGCGCATTCCGGTGTGCGGGCTGATCGCGCAATACAGCGCGACCGAATCCCCCGACATGAAATACAAAACCGCGCAACTCTTCCGCGCGATCCTGACCAAGCGCCTCACAATTCGCGGCTTCATTGTTTCGGATTTCTGGGGACGCTTCGACGACTTCATCCGCGAGATGCCGCAGTGGATCAAAGAAGGCCGCATCAAGTACCGCGAGGACATCGCCGAAGGGCTCGAGAATGCGCCCGCCGCCTTCATGGGCATGCTCAAGGGCAAGAATTTCGGCAAGCAGCTTGTGAAGATCGCGGAGTAG
- a CDS encoding MAPEG family protein, whose product MSLLWPMLAQIGWTFLLYVWLTVVRQRAVRSGEVDYGAFAHGEEPAHIDRVTRNLANQFELPAIFYAVVVLLVATSNVSTIDIIAAWIFVAGRVIHSLVQCLTDNVPLRGQVFLINFAGVAALVGHVALLAFEGLGR is encoded by the coding sequence ATGTCACTGCTCTGGCCGATGCTCGCGCAGATCGGCTGGACCTTCCTGCTCTACGTCTGGCTCACCGTTGTCCGGCAGCGCGCTGTCCGCAGCGGCGAGGTCGATTACGGTGCGTTTGCGCATGGCGAAGAGCCGGCGCATATCGATCGTGTCACGCGCAACCTCGCCAACCAGTTCGAGCTTCCGGCGATCTTTTACGCCGTTGTCGTGCTGCTGGTTGCAACGAGCAATGTCAGCACTATCGACATCATCGCGGCCTGGATCTTCGTCGCCGGCCGCGTGATCCACTCGCTGGTGCAGTGCCTCACCGACAACGTGCCGCTGCGCGGGCAGGTCTTCCTGATCAATTTCGCTGGCGTCGCGGCCTTAGTCGGCCATGTCGCTCTGCTGGCCTTCGAGGGGCTGGGGCGCTAG
- a CDS encoding MAPEG family protein codes for MTVQMVLLPVFVQVALTFGLLIWMARTRRDSVTRGETKIRDIALGQSNWPDHPTQISNCFNSQFQLPLLFYVVVILAWVTRQADVIFVVLAWLFVLLRFGHAYVHTTSNYVPTRFKVFAAGMFVLLIMWIYFAFKILTA; via the coding sequence ATGACCGTCCAGATGGTGCTGCTGCCGGTCTTCGTTCAGGTCGCGCTGACCTTCGGCCTGTTGATCTGGATGGCGCGCACGCGCAGGGACAGTGTTACGCGCGGCGAGACCAAGATCCGCGACATCGCGCTCGGCCAGTCGAATTGGCCGGACCATCCGACGCAGATCAGCAACTGCTTCAACAGCCAGTTCCAGCTGCCGCTCCTGTTCTACGTCGTGGTGATCCTTGCGTGGGTCACGCGGCAGGCCGACGTGATCTTCGTCGTGCTGGCATGGCTGTTCGTGCTGCTTCGGTTCGGCCATGCCTATGTGCACACGACCTCGAACTACGTTCCGACGCGCTTCAAGGTCTTTGCGGCCGGCATGTTCGTGCTGCTCATCATGTGGATCTACTTCGCGTTCAAGATACTGACCGCATGA
- a CDS encoding alpha/beta hydrolase yields the protein MVKTDGATIYVRVGGKGPAVVMLHGFGDTGDMWAPLANALIKDHTVIVPDLRGMGLSSLPTSGYDKKTQGQDIAAVMDRLGIQKADLVTHDIGNMVGYALAAQYPERITKWAIIDAPLPGIGPWDEILKSPLLWHFNFRGPDVDRLVKGRERIYLDRFWNELSANPKAIDEETRRHYAKLYARPGAMHAAFEQFATFNTKDAVDNKEFQKKGKLAMPILAVGAEKSFGDTQAVVMREVGSNVEGAIITGSGHWIMEEQPAQTVSKVKAFLEKN from the coding sequence ATGGTGAAGACCGACGGCGCAACGATCTACGTGCGCGTCGGTGGCAAGGGCCCCGCGGTGGTCATGCTGCACGGATTCGGGGATACCGGCGACATGTGGGCGCCGCTCGCGAACGCGCTGATCAAGGATCACACCGTGATCGTGCCGGACCTGCGCGGGATGGGCCTCTCGTCGCTCCCGACTTCGGGGTACGACAAGAAGACACAGGGGCAGGACATCGCGGCTGTGATGGACAGACTCGGCATACAGAAAGCCGATCTGGTCACGCACGACATCGGCAACATGGTGGGCTATGCGCTCGCCGCGCAGTATCCGGAGCGCATCACCAAATGGGCGATCATCGATGCGCCGCTGCCGGGCATCGGGCCGTGGGACGAGATCCTGAAGAGCCCGCTCTTATGGCATTTCAATTTCCGCGGGCCGGATGTCGACCGCCTCGTGAAGGGGCGCGAGCGCATCTACCTCGACCGCTTCTGGAACGAACTCTCGGCAAACCCGAAGGCGATCGATGAGGAGACCCGCCGGCACTACGCCAAGCTTTACGCGCGGCCCGGCGCCATGCATGCGGCGTTCGAGCAGTTCGCGACCTTCAACACCAAGGACGCCGTCGACAACAAGGAATTCCAGAAGAAGGGCAAGCTCGCGATGCCGATCCTCGCCGTCGGCGCCGAGAAATCGTTCGGCGACACGCAGGCAGTGGTGATGCGCGAGGTCGGCAGCAACGTCGAGGGCGCCATCATCACGGGCTCCGGCCACTGGATCATGGAAGAGCAGCCGGCGCAGACGGTCAGCAAGGTCAAGGCATTTTTGGAAAAGAACTGA